The proteins below are encoded in one region of Fibrella aestuarina BUZ 2:
- a CDS encoding prohibitin family protein: protein MFFVVLGILTLIVGFAINTPALAFARFSRPLKVVGVILVLLGLLTASIRQIDAGQVGAVSLFGSVSDRVLQPGLNLVNPLASVTEFDVKTQNYTMSADYDEGEKHGDDAIRVLTADGLEVVVDLTVLYRVIPSEAPRIFREIGTDYNDKIVRPVTRTRIRDNAVYYDAVALYSTRRDEFQGRIYKTIESDFKKRGLTLEQLLVRKINLPNSVKQTIESKISAEQEAQKMQFVLQKERQEAERKRVEAQGIADYQKILSTGLSDKQLQYEAIKAQRELAASPNTKIVVMGSRGNAPLLLSDK from the coding sequence ATGTTCTTTGTTGTCCTTGGCATCCTGACCCTCATTGTCGGCTTTGCCATCAATACGCCCGCGCTGGCGTTTGCTCGTTTTTCGCGCCCCCTGAAAGTGGTGGGCGTTATACTGGTGCTTCTCGGGTTGCTGACCGCCAGCATCCGGCAGATCGATGCCGGTCAAGTCGGGGCGGTGTCGCTGTTTGGTAGCGTGTCGGATCGGGTGCTACAGCCCGGACTGAATCTGGTGAATCCGTTGGCGTCGGTGACGGAGTTCGACGTGAAAACGCAGAACTACACCATGTCGGCTGATTATGACGAAGGCGAAAAGCACGGCGACGATGCCATTCGGGTGCTCACCGCCGATGGGCTTGAAGTGGTGGTCGACCTCACGGTGCTGTATCGGGTGATTCCGTCGGAGGCGCCGCGCATCTTCCGTGAAATCGGTACCGATTACAACGACAAGATCGTACGCCCCGTAACCCGTACCCGCATCCGCGACAACGCCGTCTATTACGATGCCGTCGCGCTGTACTCGACCCGCCGCGACGAGTTTCAGGGGCGGATTTACAAGACGATCGAATCGGATTTCAAGAAACGGGGCCTGACGCTGGAGCAGTTGCTGGTACGGAAGATCAACCTGCCCAACTCGGTGAAGCAGACGATCGAGTCGAAGATCAGTGCCGAGCAGGAAGCCCAAAAAATGCAGTTTGTGTTGCAGAAGGAACGGCAAGAAGCCGAGCGCAAACGCGTCGAGGCGCAGGGGATCGCCGATTACCAGAAAATCCTGTCGACGGGCTTGTCAGACAAGCAGTTGCAGTACGAAGCCATCAAAGCGCAGCGCGAATTGGCGGCTTCGCCCAATACCAAGATCGTGGTAATGGGGAGCCGGGGCAATGCGCCCCTGCTGTTGAGCGACAAGTAG
- a CDS encoding DUF1573 domain-containing protein — protein MKTALSLFVALFAFVGVSFAQNANIVFAKETHDFGKVEVGKPVTHVFTFKNTGTEPLVVLDAVASCGCTKPTFSKDPVAPGASGQISATFNAAAISPFNKTVTVTTNAKTSTIYLTLKGEVVSKEAADAAAQAGKKKGTK, from the coding sequence ATGAAAACCGCATTATCACTTTTCGTAGCTTTATTTGCCTTTGTCGGCGTTAGCTTTGCCCAGAATGCGAACATCGTTTTCGCTAAAGAGACGCACGACTTTGGTAAGGTAGAGGTAGGCAAGCCCGTGACGCACGTCTTCACGTTCAAAAATACGGGTACTGAGCCTTTGGTTGTATTGGATGCCGTTGCGTCATGCGGCTGCACCAAGCCTACGTTCTCGAAAGACCCTGTGGCACCGGGTGCTTCAGGTCAGATTTCGGCTACGTTCAACGCTGCGGCTATCTCGCCGTTTAACAAAACGGTTACGGTAACGACCAATGCCAAAACCTCTACGATCTACCTTACGCTGAAAGGTGAGGTTGTCTCGAAAGAAGCCGCCGACGCGGCTGCTCAGGCTGGCAAGAAGAAAGGAACGAAATAA
- a CDS encoding alpha-ketoacid dehydrogenase subunit alpha/beta, whose product MIANEPLRSTDALTRDAILADYRLACESRQVSLLGRKDVMGGRAKFGIFGDGKELAQIAAARAFQRGDFRSGYYRDQTFVAALGELRWTEFFAQLYAHTDLVHEPNTAGRSMNGHFATRWLDEQGHWRNQTDFYNSVCDIAPTAGQIPRSVGLAYASKLYRENPDLASLTAFSRHGNEVTFATIGDASTSQGMFWESMNAAGVLQVPLLMSVWDDGYGISVPVELQTTKSSISKAMAGFQRDGQDPGFAIFTVKGWDYAALIDTYERAAHICRHEHVPVLVHVQELTQPQGHSSSGSHERYKSTERLAWERAHDCNVQFRNWILTNGYASDDELTAIEKEALTVARDARNTAWKAFQEPIKADLEQACDLLQQAARNHPKAAELMALRQELQRNTSPLYRDAFAAIRKAVHLLRTDQGQGKQLLVNWLQKARPINDDRFSSHLYSESDESPLQVRPIAPQFSDDSPVLDGYLVMQKYFDSLFSREPRAVAIGEDVGHIGDVNQGFAGLQEKYGHLRITDTGIRETTIIGQGIGLAMRGLRPIVEIQYFDYIFYALATLTDDLSTLLYRTKGGQKAPVIVRTRGHRLEGIWHSGSPMGAMLSSLRGMHVLVPRNMVQAAGFYNTLIKSDDPALLVECLNGYRLKERLPDNLDEFCLPLGQPDILRPGTDVTVVTYGSMCRIVLEAANQLADIGISVEVIDVQTLLPFDLTGTIVESLKKTNRVLFADEDFPGGATAYMLQQTLDAQNGYRYLDAPPRTLSAKAHRPPYGSDGDYFSKPSVDDVFESVYAIMHESDPAQFPALY is encoded by the coding sequence GTGATAGCCAATGAACCGCTTCGCTCTACCGACGCGCTAACCCGCGACGCTATTCTGGCCGATTACCGTCTTGCCTGCGAAAGCCGACAGGTAAGCCTGTTGGGGCGCAAAGACGTAATGGGTGGCCGGGCCAAGTTCGGCATCTTCGGCGATGGCAAGGAACTAGCGCAGATCGCCGCCGCCCGCGCGTTTCAGCGGGGCGATTTCCGCTCGGGTTACTACCGCGACCAGACCTTTGTGGCCGCCCTGGGTGAGCTACGCTGGACTGAGTTTTTCGCCCAGCTTTACGCCCACACCGATCTGGTACATGAACCCAACACAGCCGGGCGGTCGATGAATGGCCACTTTGCTACGCGTTGGCTCGACGAACAGGGGCACTGGCGCAACCAGACCGATTTCTATAACTCGGTCTGCGACATCGCCCCTACCGCCGGTCAGATTCCGCGCTCGGTGGGCCTGGCCTATGCCTCTAAACTGTACCGCGAAAACCCCGATTTAGCCAGTCTGACGGCCTTTTCGCGCCACGGTAACGAGGTTACCTTCGCCACCATCGGCGACGCCTCCACCTCGCAGGGGATGTTCTGGGAAAGCATGAACGCTGCTGGTGTGTTGCAGGTGCCGTTGCTGATGTCGGTCTGGGACGATGGGTATGGGATCTCGGTGCCGGTGGAACTGCAAACGACCAAAAGCAGCATTTCCAAGGCCATGGCCGGTTTTCAACGCGACGGACAGGATCCGGGCTTTGCTATTTTTACGGTAAAAGGCTGGGATTACGCCGCCCTGATCGACACCTACGAGCGCGCCGCGCACATTTGCCGCCATGAACACGTACCCGTGCTGGTACACGTGCAGGAACTGACGCAACCTCAAGGGCATTCGTCGTCGGGGTCGCACGAACGCTATAAATCGACTGAGCGGTTGGCCTGGGAGCGGGCACACGACTGCAACGTTCAGTTCCGCAACTGGATTCTGACCAACGGCTACGCCAGCGACGACGAACTGACGGCCATCGAAAAAGAAGCCCTGACCGTAGCCCGCGACGCCCGGAATACCGCCTGGAAAGCATTTCAGGAGCCCATCAAAGCTGATCTGGAACAGGCTTGCGACCTGCTGCAACAGGCGGCCCGCAACCACCCCAAAGCCGCCGAGCTGATGGCGTTGCGGCAGGAGTTGCAGCGGAACACCTCGCCGCTCTACCGCGACGCGTTCGCCGCGATTCGGAAAGCTGTGCATCTGCTCCGTACCGATCAGGGGCAGGGTAAGCAACTGCTGGTCAACTGGCTGCAAAAAGCCCGGCCGATCAACGACGACCGCTTTAGCTCGCATCTGTACAGCGAATCCGACGAATCGCCATTGCAGGTACGTCCCATCGCCCCCCAATTCTCCGACGATAGCCCCGTGCTCGACGGCTATCTGGTGATGCAGAAGTATTTCGACAGTCTCTTCAGCCGGGAACCGCGTGCCGTAGCCATCGGCGAAGACGTGGGGCACATCGGTGACGTGAACCAGGGCTTTGCCGGGTTGCAGGAGAAATACGGGCATCTGCGCATCACCGATACGGGCATCCGCGAAACCACCATCATCGGGCAGGGCATCGGCCTGGCTATGCGCGGTCTGCGGCCCATCGTCGAGATCCAATACTTCGATTACATTTTCTACGCTCTCGCTACCCTCACCGACGACCTGTCGACACTGCTCTACCGCACCAAAGGCGGGCAAAAAGCCCCGGTCATTGTCAGGACGCGGGGCCACCGGCTTGAAGGCATCTGGCACTCGGGTTCGCCGATGGGCGCCATGCTGAGCAGCCTGCGCGGCATGCACGTGCTGGTGCCGCGCAACATGGTGCAGGCCGCCGGTTTCTACAATACGCTCATCAAGAGCGACGACCCGGCCCTGCTGGTCGAATGCCTCAACGGCTACCGCCTGAAAGAACGCCTGCCCGACAACCTCGACGAGTTCTGCCTCCCGCTGGGCCAACCCGATATCCTGCGCCCGGGTACCGACGTAACGGTAGTTACTTACGGGTCGATGTGCCGGATCGTGCTGGAAGCCGCCAACCAACTGGCCGACATAGGCATCAGCGTTGAGGTGATCGACGTGCAGACATTGCTGCCGTTCGACCTGACCGGCACGATTGTGGAGTCACTGAAAAAGACGAATCGGGTGCTGTTTGCCGACGAAGATTTTCCGGGCGGGGCCACGGCCTACATGCTCCAGCAAACGCTCGACGCCCAAAACGGCTACCGCTACCTCGACGCGCCCCCGCGCACGCTTTCGGCCAAAGCACACCGCCCGCCCTACGGCTCCGACGGCGACTATTTCTCGAAACCGAGTGTCGACGACGTGTTCGAAAGCGTATACGCCATTATGCACGAAAGCGACCCAGCGCAGTTTCCGGCACTGTATTAA
- a CDS encoding acyl-CoA dehydrogenase family protein, producing MEPIFATDHTRALIPRIRDFIQHEIIPLETTEHLTGNFSTVARLLDQKRELVKKAGLWGLQHSMAEGGLGLSLCEFGQISEVLAYSPFGHYTFNCQAPDIGNMELLHKYAPEHLKQTYLEPLKAGHIRSCFSMTEPEFAGSNPTQLGTLAEQQGDEWVINGHKWFTSSADGAAFAVVMAVTNPDAAPHKRASMILVPTDTPGFELVRNISIMGDPSDHWGSHAEVRYTNCRVPLSNLIGGEGLGFTLAQERLGPGRIHHCMRWIGIAERCFDLMCRRAATREVEPGVMLGEKQFIQGFIAESRAEIDASRLMVLRTAHNIDEQGAAAVRNEISTIKFFVANMMLRVVDRAIQVHGALGVTDDVLLGWYYRHERGARIYDGADEVHKTALARSILKGYGLDTRKKVSDAVRS from the coding sequence ATGGAACCCATCTTCGCCACCGACCATACGCGTGCGCTGATTCCGCGCATTCGTGATTTCATTCAGCATGAGATCATCCCGCTTGAAACAACGGAACACCTCACGGGCAATTTCTCGACGGTGGCCCGGCTGCTCGACCAAAAGCGGGAGCTGGTGAAGAAAGCCGGTCTTTGGGGCCTCCAACACAGCATGGCGGAAGGCGGCCTTGGGCTATCGCTCTGCGAGTTTGGGCAGATCAGCGAAGTGCTGGCCTACAGCCCATTTGGGCATTATACGTTCAACTGCCAGGCACCCGACATTGGCAACATGGAGTTATTGCACAAATACGCCCCGGAGCACCTCAAGCAGACATACCTGGAACCGCTGAAAGCTGGCCATATCCGCTCGTGCTTCTCGATGACCGAACCCGAATTTGCCGGCTCCAATCCGACGCAGCTGGGTACGCTGGCCGAGCAGCAGGGCGACGAATGGGTCATCAACGGGCATAAGTGGTTCACCTCGTCGGCCGACGGGGCCGCTTTTGCCGTGGTCATGGCCGTGACCAATCCCGACGCCGCCCCCCACAAACGCGCCAGCATGATTCTGGTACCGACCGACACGCCGGGGTTCGAGCTGGTGCGCAACATCAGCATCATGGGCGACCCCTCCGACCATTGGGGGAGCCATGCCGAAGTGCGCTATACCAACTGCCGCGTGCCGCTGAGCAACCTGATTGGCGGCGAAGGGCTGGGCTTCACGCTGGCACAGGAACGGCTGGGGCCGGGCCGCATTCACCACTGCATGCGCTGGATTGGCATTGCCGAACGTTGTTTCGACCTGATGTGTCGCCGCGCCGCTACCCGCGAGGTTGAGCCGGGGGTGATGCTGGGCGAAAAGCAGTTTATTCAGGGGTTCATCGCCGAAAGCCGGGCCGAGATTGACGCCTCGCGGCTGATGGTGCTCCGAACGGCCCACAACATCGACGAGCAAGGGGCCGCCGCCGTGCGCAACGAGATTTCGACCATCAAATTCTTTGTCGCCAACATGATGCTGCGTGTGGTCGATCGGGCGATTCAGGTGCACGGCGCGCTGGGCGTTACCGACGATGTATTGCTGGGCTGGTACTACCGCCACGAACGCGGGGCCCGCATCTACGACGGTGCCGACGAAGTACACAAAACGGCCCTGGCCCGCAGCATCCTGAAAGGCTACGGCCTGGATACCCGCAAAAAAGTGAGCGACGCCGTGCGCTCGTGA
- a CDS encoding phosphotransferase family protein has translation MLQPDVPTAVRAGEELNETALATYLSLGPIARVAQFPGGYSNLTYLLTIGKTDYVLRRPPVGAKAIRGGHDMGREFRVLSLLREAGYTKIPKPVAYCDDETVIGSPFYVMERVPGVILRAGSAPKLGLSETTMRHLSEALVDTLVELHALPVEPTLLQLGKPDGYVQRQVDGWRNRYLAAQTDDIPAMTTLATYLTEQMPPQNPAVTLLHNDFKYDNVVLSDDLSELRAVLDWEMCTVGDPLMDVGTSLSYWAEAGDDPFRKSFNLTWLPGNLTRQEVANRYADRSGRDVGNILYYYVFGLFKNAVVMQQIYARYKQGLTKDERFAGLLAGVKALSVVGVKAVETGTL, from the coding sequence ATGCTCCAACCCGACGTACCCACCGCCGTTCGTGCGGGCGAAGAACTGAACGAAACTGCCCTGGCAACGTACCTGAGCCTTGGGCCAATCGCCCGCGTGGCGCAGTTTCCCGGCGGCTACTCCAACCTGACGTACCTGCTCACGATTGGCAAAACTGACTACGTGCTGCGCCGCCCGCCTGTGGGGGCCAAAGCCATCCGGGGTGGGCACGACATGGGTCGTGAGTTTCGGGTACTGTCGCTGCTGCGGGAAGCGGGATACACGAAGATTCCGAAGCCGGTAGCCTATTGCGACGACGAAACCGTTATTGGTAGCCCGTTTTATGTGATGGAACGCGTACCGGGCGTAATCCTGCGGGCGGGTTCGGCCCCAAAGCTCGGCCTGTCCGAAACGACCATGCGGCACTTGTCGGAAGCGCTGGTCGATACGCTGGTGGAGTTGCACGCGCTGCCCGTTGAGCCGACGCTGCTTCAGTTGGGCAAACCCGATGGGTACGTGCAGCGACAGGTCGACGGCTGGCGCAACCGCTACCTCGCCGCCCAGACCGACGACATCCCGGCGATGACCACGCTGGCAACGTACCTGACGGAGCAAATGCCTCCGCAGAACCCGGCCGTGACGCTGCTCCATAACGATTTCAAATACGACAACGTGGTGCTTTCTGACGACCTGAGCGAGCTCCGGGCCGTGCTCGATTGGGAAATGTGCACCGTCGGCGACCCGCTTATGGACGTAGGTACGTCCCTCTCCTATTGGGCCGAAGCGGGCGACGATCCTTTTCGTAAGTCGTTTAACCTGACTTGGCTACCGGGCAACCTGACCCGGCAGGAAGTCGCCAACCGCTACGCCGACCGATCAGGCCGCGACGTCGGCAATATCCTATATTATTATGTCTTCGGCCTGTTCAAAAACGCCGTCGTCATGCAACAGATTTACGCCCGATACAAACAAGGCCTCACCAAAGACGAACGCTTCGCTGGTCTGTTGGCAGGCGTAAAGGCGTTATCAGTCGTAGGAGTGAAAGCGGTGGAGACAGGTACGTTGTAA